The Sphingopyxis sp. YR583 DNA segment CGGCCACATTTGCCGTGCTGGCGATAGTGACGGCGCCGGTCGCATCGAGACGGTCGGCTTCGCCCGCTGCATTGACCTCGACTTCGTAGGTCGAGCCCGCGGCGAGGGCGAGATCGCCATTGACCGTCAGCTGACCGATCGAGTTGCCGGGAGCGATCGTGCCGCCATTGCCAACGATCGTGGTTCCCACCGAGCCGTTGCCGCCCAGAGTTCCGCCGCTGTTGACGGTGACCGGCGAGGCGATCGATCCATTGACCGCGAGCGTACCGCCGTTGACCGAGGTCGGCCCGGTGTAGCTGCTGTTGCCGGTCAGATTGAGCCGCCCGTCGCCCTCTTTCACCAGGCTGCCATTCCCGGAGATATTGCCGCCGAATGCACCGTTGCCGGCCTGATTGACGGTCAGCTGGCTGTCGCCGATCACGACATTCGATCCCTCATCGCCCTCGAGACCGCCGATCGTCTGATCCTTGCCCGTGATGTCGAGCGTGCCACCCGCGCCGAGGTCGAATTCGGTGCCGGGATCGATGGTGCCGCCGATGCGGACCGAACCGCCGAGGATGTTCGTCACACCTTGGAAGGCATAATCGCCCATGAAGGTCAGCGCGCCGTCGCCCATCTTGTCAAGGACGCCATTGCCCGAGAAGGCGCCGAGGAAGTCATAGTCGTCCGAACGGTTGAAGACGAAGCGACCGTCATTGACGATGTCGCCCGAAAAGCTGCCCTCGGTTCCACCGGCGCCGAGTTCGAAGAAGCCGTTACCCTCGGTCCTCACATCGCCTTGGAGCAGGCCGGTCAGGACGAGGCCGCCGTTGGATATGATCGTGCCGCCGGTGTGCGCGATATTTGCGGTGTCGACCGTGAACACGGCGTCGCCGACGAGTTGCAGTTGCCCGGTCCCGTCGATCGTCAGATCGTCGAGCGCAGACACCGTTTCGTCGGTACCGAAATTGAGCACGAGGAGTCCGTCGGTGCGGACCGACGGCGTGAGGATCGGCGAGCTTGCTTCTCCGCCAATCTCGACTTCATTGACGCGGAGCGCCGCGCCTTCGTCGATCGTTACGCTGTCAAACGCGCCGACCACGCCCGACGTCGACCAATAGCCGGCGGCGACACTCAGAGTTTCGAATCCGCTTGCTTCGGTCAGCTGCTGTGCCTCGGTCAGTTCGAGGACGTCGCCGTCGAGCGTCAGGCTGTCGGAACCTGCGCCCGCATCGACGAGCCCTGAAATCGCACTGCCGGTCCGGAGCGTCACGCTGTCGTCGAAGCTGCCAAGCTGGACTGCAATCCCGCCTTCGCCGGTGATCGCACCGGCGTTGTCGAGCACGACAGCGCCGCTGTCGTCGCCCCAGACGCCACGACCGCCGCCCGTGATCGCACCGGTGTTGACGAGCGTCGCGGTTCCGAAATTGCCGAGAATGACGCCGTCAGTGGCACCGGCGATTGTCCCGCCGTTTACGATTTCCGCGGTATCCAGAAATCCTGCGACGGCGGCACCAAAGCTAATATTTCCGGCGATAGTTGCGCCTGCGGCATTCGTGATCGTGCCGGTCTGCACAATATCGGCCGTGACCTGCAGTCCTTCGATCACCGCACCTGACGTTGCGCCAGAAATCGTGCCGCTGTTGGTGATTGCGGCGGCGTCGGTGACGAGAACCACCGCACCATAGCCGTTGGTGCCCGTGATGGTTCCCGCATTGGTCAGCGTCCCGTCGAAGCCCGTCTCTTGCGTGAGCCCGGCGCCACGCTGGATAAGCACCCCGCCCGGACCTTCGCCGGTAATGGCGCCGGCGTTGTCGACGCTGCCGCCCGCCGACATGATGATACCGAAACGCGTACCGCTGATCTCTCCGCTCGCGCTGTTCGTGACAGCACCGACGTAGCCTGCGAGCGCCTGACCGTCATAGGGATAAATCGAGATGCCATCGGCAAGCGGGCTGCCGTCGCCGCGGATCGTCCCGCTGTTGCTGACCGTGCCGCCGCCGATCAGGCGGACGCCATCGTTCGCTTCGCCGCGGATGGTACCGCTGTTCGTTACCTGCGTGCCGATCGCGATTCCGACAATGTCACCGATGTCCTCGTCGAACTGATAGGCGGTTGTAACGCCCGCGCCGGCGCCCGAAATCGTACCGCTGTTGGTGACGCTCGACGCGGCGGTAGTGATCGTCACGCCCGCGTCGGGAGCGGCGTCAAAGCCGTCATAGGTCCCTTCGCCGCGGATCACTCCGGCGTTGTTCACGACGAGCGTGCCCGTCGCGAATGAATAGATGCCCGAAGTTCCGCCGGTAATCGTCCCGCCCGCGGCATTGGTGACCGTCACATCCGCTCGCGAACCCTGGGAAACGCCCGCGCCGAAATCACTGCTGATCGTGCCGCTGTTATCGAGGGTGGCGCTAGACATGTCGCTGCCGAAACCAACGCCGAAACCATCGCCGCCGCTTCCGCCGAGGTCGCCAGTGCCGCGAATGTCGCCCGTGTTGACGACGCTGGCGGTGAGACCGCTGCGATCCTCGCTGGGGTCGGTATTGAGCGCGGTCCCTTGGATGTACACGCCGCCGTTGACGCCTTCGATTTCGCCGGCATTTACAACCTCGCCGCCGCCGGACAGGATAACCGCGAACCGCTGGCCTTCGATCCGGCCATTCTCATCGTTGGTGACGTGCGCCGAATAATCCTCGTTGGATTGATCGACATGCGCGAACATCGAGATGCCGTCAGTGCCCTGCGCGCCGGGATTGACACCCACGATGAAGCCGCTGTTGATAACAGTCCCGCCACCCGCGAGGCGAATGGCGTCGTTATTGAGGCCGATGATCTCGCCGCTGTTGGTGATCGAGGTATCGACTGCGCGGCCGGCCCCATCGGCCATCGGCGTGGTGACGATCGCATATTGGCCGCCGATGATCCGGCCGCTGTTGACGATCGCCGCGTCCGCCGTCGTAATAACGATCGCATCCTGAGCGCCGGCGCTTATCAGCCCCGCATTATCGACGATCAGCGAACCCTCGTTCGAACGGATCGCCGTCCCGTTGGCGGTAATTTCACCGTCATCATGATTGTTGATGGTGAGCACGCCGGTCGACTGGCCGATGATGGCGGCCGCCTGACCGCTGATCAGCCCTTCGTTCTCGATTACGGCACTGCTGAGCGCGCCACCCGCGAGGACCCCGAGAAATCCTTGCACCGTGCCGCTATTGTTAAGCGTGCCAATACGGCCCGTTTGATCCGCGGTCGCGCCAAGGATTACACCAAAGGGGCTAACGTTGGGATTCGCCGGGTTAAAGGCTCCGGTGCTGCGGATCGTCCCCGCATTATCGACGGTGCCGCCGCCCTGCACGACAACGCCGAACATCTGGCCTTCGATCAGGCCGCCGGGAGCATTGGTGACCGAGCCGATCCCGGTGACATCGGGCGCGATCGATTGCGTGAATTCCGAAAGGGCAACACCCGTGCCAGTACCATTGTTGCCGTTCAGCCCCCGGATCACGCCGCTGTTGGTCACCGATCCGCCGCCCACCAGCGCAACGCCGCTGCCCGCCCGGCCTTCGATCGTGCCCGAATTCGTTACGGCGGTGTTCCGCGCGCGCGCCTGTGTCCCCTCCGCGTTCTGGAACACAGCGGTGGTGATGCCTGACAGCGCCCCGACGATGCCTTGGCTGTTGTTGATGACGGCATCTGCGGTCGTGATGTTGATCGCATTCTGACCGGCACTGAAGATGAAACCCCGGTTGTCCACGGTCAGCGTGCCCGCGTTCGACGCAATGGCGGTTGCATTGGCCAGGATTTCGCCATTCTCGAAATTATTGACGACAAGATTGCCGGTGGATTGACCAATGATCGCGATCGCCGTGGCTTGGATCGTGCCGTCGTTGTTGATCGTCGCGCTTTCGAGCGCGCCGCCTGCCAGCACGCCAAGGAAGCCAGTTATCATGCCGCTGTTGTCAACCGTCGCGGCGCGGCCGGTCTGCTCGGTGGTAGCACCAAGGACGAGCCCGAACGGGCTGACGTTCGGCGTCGCGGGGTTCGGATTGCCCGTGCTGCGGATCGTGCCCATGTTTGTGACGGTGCCGCCACCCTGCAACACAGCGCCGAATACCTGCCCCTCGATCACGCCGCCGTCATTATTCTTGATGGTACCTACGCCAGTGACGTCGGCGGCGGCGCCCGGGAATTCCGAAATCGACACCCCCGTGCCCATAATAGTGCCGCCCGGGCTGCCACTGAACCCGGAAATGGTACCGCCGTTTGTGACGCTGCCACCGCCGACCAGTGCGACTCCGGATCCGGCCTCGCCGCGGATCACTCCACTATTGAACACCTGCGTATTAGCCGCGAGCGGCTGCGGCGGGAGATCGTCGCCATTTGCGTCTTCGCTGAAGAAATAGGTTGTGACCACGCCGTTCGCAGCGCCGGTGATCTGGCCGGCGTTGGTGACCGTGGAATCGGGCTGCGCGATGACGATACCGCCGCTCGGCCGGCTGGCGATTCCGCCTATGTCGGTGCCATTGCCTCGAATGACCCCTGCATTGCCCACGGTGACCGGACCATTGTCGGCGTAGATGCCGATCAGATC contains these protein-coding regions:
- a CDS encoding autotransporter domain-containing protein, which translates into the protein MSRISKSRLLATSAIVGFSIIHIVPAAAQNAFGIHNDQPERLEIEVDDGEVVEGDLIGIYADNGPVTVGNAGVIRGNGTDIGGIASRPSGGIVIAQPDSTVTNAGQITGAANGVVTTYFFSEDANGDDLPPQPLAANTQVFNSGVIRGEAGSGVALVGGGSVTNGGTISGFSGSPGGTIMGTGVSISEFPGAAADVTGVGTIKNNDGGVIEGQVFGAVLQGGGTVTNMGTIRSTGNPNPATPNVSPFGLVLGATTEQTGRAATVDNSGMITGFLGVLAGGALESATINNDGTIQATAIAIIGQSTGNLVVNNFENGEILANATAIASNAGTLTVDNRGFIFSAGQNAINITTADAVINNSQGIVGALSGITTAVFQNAEGTQARARNTAVTNSGTIEGRAGSGVALVGGGSVTNSGVIRGLNGNNGTGTGVALSEFTQSIAPDVTGIGSVTNAPGGLIEGQMFGVVVQGGGTVDNAGTIRSTGAFNPANPNVSPFGVILGATADQTGRIGTLNNSGTVQGFLGVLAGGALSSAVIENEGLISGQAAAIIGQSTGVLTINNHDDGEITANGTAIRSNEGSLIVDNAGLISAGAQDAIVITTADAAIVNSGRIIGGQYAIVTTPMADGAGRAVDTSITNSGEIIGLNNDAIRLAGGGTVINSGFIVGVNPGAQGTDGISMFAHVDQSNEDYSAHVTNDENGRIEGQRFAVILSGGGEVVNAGEIEGVNGGVYIQGTALNTDPSEDRSGLTASVVNTGDIRGTGDLGGSGGDGFGVGFGSDMSSATLDNSGTISSDFGAGVSQGSRADVTVTNAAGGTITGGTSGIYSFATGTLVVNNAGVIRGEGTYDGFDAAPDAGVTITTAASSVTNSGTISGAGAGVTTAYQFDEDIGDIVGIAIGTQVTNSGTIRGEANDGVRLIGGGTVSNSGTIRGDGSPLADGISIYPYDGQALAGYVGAVTNSASGEISGTRFGIIMSAGGSVDNAGAITGEGPGGVLIQRGAGLTQETGFDGTLTNAGTITGTNGYGAVVLVTDAAAITNSGTISGATSGAVIEGLQVTADIVQTGTITNAAGATIAGNISFGAAVAGFLDTAEIVNGGTIAGATDGVILGNFGTATLVNTGAITGGGRGVWGDDSGAVVLDNAGAITGEGGIAVQLGSFDDSVTLRTGSAISGLVDAGAGSDSLTLDGDVLELTEAQQLTEASGFETLSVAAGYWSTSGVVGAFDSVTIDEGAALRVNEVEIGGEASSPILTPSVRTDGLLVLNFGTDETVSALDDLTIDGTGQLQLVGDAVFTVDTANIAHTGGTIISNGGLVLTGLLQGDVRTEGNGFFELGAGGTEGSFSGDIVNDGRFVFNRSDDYDFLGAFSGNGVLDKMGDGALTFMGDYAFQGVTNILGGSVRIGGTIDPGTEFDLGAGGTLDITGKDQTIGGLEGDEGSNVVIGDSQLTVNQAGNGAFGGNISGNGSLVKEGDGRLNLTGNSSYTGPTSVNGGTLAVNGSIASPVTVNSGGTLGGNGSVGTTIVGNGGTIAPGNSIGQLTVNGDLALAAGSTYEVEVNAAGEADRLDATGAVTIASTANVAVLAENGTYSARTDYVILTGAAGVTGTFGSVTSNLAFLDPLLRYSANSVTLSLYRNDIDFADIALGFNQASVAAAVQALGVDNPLYEAVLVQNAAGAQASFGDLSGEINASAISGLTDDSRHLRNALMGMKAPEEGGTFVWGSAFGGWGDFDAARGNFAMDTDHKGLVAGFGIGGNGFAAALSAGIGNSDFRFGGRSDHADVDSKYLAAHATYGAVGGLHGTIGISYASHKIDTTRAVSGAPLAQTLTSKRDADTLQFFGEVGYEILAGKTAVTPFVRLAQVDTGSDAFVEAGGSAALSIGKADQKTTFLSLGARAQFNAGQTGFQPFVSAAWNRALNDRGAPIVSRFTAGGPAFDIIGTAIPKNSAEVEAGFEYAAGSFRLGAAYTGTLASDRNTHGARLTARIAF